The DNA sequence TAGTTTTATTATCGATTATCATTGACTTTGTTTTTTCTTCAGGAGATTTAAATCTTTTAGAACCCCAAAATTCCTCTCCTATTTCATTAACTAAATATCCTTTATTATATAAATCTATATCACAAATTTTAGTTACATGATTTTTATCATCATACATTATACTTCCATCATATAAATCAATAGCTACATACCCCTTCTCTTCAACATGTTTATGAAACTCAAATATTTTATTTATGGATTCTATCCTATTTTTCATATTCATATTTTTATGTTTAAAATAAGGTGAATTTATATTATTGTGCTTTTCATAAGTGTTAAATTTCCAATGAGGATGTAAATTGTCTCCATTTACCCATTCAAATATTAATGCATAGCCATTATTTATTTGAAAATGTTCTATAAGTTTAATTAAATTATCATGTTGTAAATCTTCATAAATTTTTACTGATTTTTTTAATCTATTTATAGCTTCCTCCAAATCACCCTTATAATTTATTGTTTTTGCTCCAGCATATTTAATAAATTTTTTATTTTCCCCATCATCTACTCCAAAGCATATGTTACCTGAATCTTGTTGATCAAAAACACAAAATACTTTTCCATAATTTTTTATCCAACTAAAATCTTCTTTTTCTTTTAAATTAATTTCTACTTCGTCTAATAAAATTCTAACCATTTATTTCCCCTTACTTATTTTTATTATTTTTTATGTATATTTTAAAGCTTTTATTCATAGTATTTTCTCCTTTTATAAATAACTATAACGTAAAAATTTTTTTATATCTATATAAAATAAAAAAGCACTAATTTTATAGTTTTATTAACTATAGATTAGTACTTTTTTATCTTGAAATTTAAATATAATTAATGATTAAGCTGTTCTAGTTCTCTATTGTGTTTTTTCTTATTAGTTAAATCCTTAACATTTAATACTATAAGTGCCAAATCTAGTATTGCTATCCCCATAGTCATATTAATTTCCATATGATTAAGATATACATCGTAAGCATTATTTACGAAAAATATACTAAATAAAATTATAAATACTACATTACTTACTATGCTTTTTGGTTTTAAATCCTCGGTGTTGTTCATTATAAGCCTCCAAAATTGATTTAATTTATATGTTATATTTTACCATTTACATAGTTGATAATCAATTTATCTAATCCCTTTCTCCATTAGAGACCCTATTATCCCTAAAATTAAGGTAACTAATAAAATCCACCCTAGACCTATAAAAATATTTATTATACTCTTAAAAATTATACTAATTTTATATCTAAAATCTATATATTTTTTATTTATAATATTATTAACATCAATATCTTTCATAAGTTTTTCTAAACTTAATTCAAAAAAATCACTTAAAATAGCTAAGTTCTCAAAGTCTGGATAAGACAATCCTCTTTCCCATTTTGAAATAGTATTCTTAGAAACCTTTATCTTCTTCCCTAACTCCTCTTGAGATAAGCCTTTTTGCTTTCTTAAGTTTAATAACCTCTCATCAAGTTTCATTATACCTATCCCCCTTTTGTTTTTATATACTTATAATATATATTTCTATAATTTATATATATCAACCTTTTTTTATAGTTTTTTATATTATAGATTCTGTAATAATTAAAATCTTTGAATAAAAAAAGAGATTATATATTATTTTTATAGAATATAACCTCTTTCATTATTCAAGCTAATTTTTAGATAATGTTTAATAATTCATTTAAATTTGACAAATCCCTTAGAGAATCAACTTCAAATGAATCTTCACTTTTAATTTTTCTTATATATACATCTAATTTAGATAAGTTATCTTTAACTACATCATCCCAGTATAAATCTTTAAATTTTCCATTTTCTATATACTTTTCTAATTCCTTATTTATAATACTTGCATCACTTTTACTCCAATATGATATTCCAGATAGAATATATCCTTCTCCATTACCTACAATAATATTAGATACTTTATTATTTTCATCATATTCTAATTTCCATTCATTTTTAAATCCAGTTTTATAACCACTAAAATATGTAGATTTTTCTATATCTCTTTCTAAAAAATTTCTATTAAGATAAACATCTGCATCTATAACATAACTATCTCCTATATATTCTCTAACTAAATACATAGTATATATATTATTATATATATCAAACTTCTCGTTATGGATAAGTTTAACTCCGTATTTTTCTCTAAGATACTCAAATTTTTCATTTAAATATCCTGTTACAACAATTATCTCATCAATATCAATTTCTCTTAAAAATTCTATTTGTCTCTCTAACATAGGCTTACCATTAACTTCTACTAATGATTTTGGTGTTGTAAGTGTTAATGGTCTAAGTCGTGTTCCCATCCCTGCTGCTAAAAGTATTGCTCTCATAAAATAAACTCCTTATATAAAATTAATTTTTAGATACCATAATAGATCCTATTATTATAAGAACACTACATAAAATTAACTTTAATGTAATACAATTTCCTAAAATAACTACGTCAAATATTATAGACCAAATACAATAAGTTATATTTAAGCCTGTAGCCTTTACCGGTCCTACCCTATCTATTGCTTTATAATAAAACATGTATGATGCCGTTCCAATAAGCGCTATAAAACATATTAAAATTGATAAATTAGATGTAATAATAATTTTAGATAATCCAACTCCTCCTATTATAGGAATTATTATTATTCCATAAAATATAGCAGATACAAATTGTCTTATCTGTAGTGCTTGAGTTGAACTTACTTCATCATCTCTCATACCATAGGCGCATATAACGCTTTCTAATGACCATCCTAATACACAAACTAAAGCTGATAAAAAACCTAATAAGAAATTTCCATTTGAAATGTTATCAGGAGAATATCCTAATATTATTACCGAAAATATACTTAATGTAAGACCAGCAAAAGCCCTTTTACTCAATTCTTCCTTTAAAAATAGATATGCTCAAAACGCTCCTAATGCAGGATATATAGCTGATATACTTGCAGTGTATCCTGCTCCGATATATTTTATAGCCATTAAATAGGCTGCCATACCTATAGGTCCTCCAAATATAGCTGCTATACAAATAAACTTTGCACTTCTAGTTTTTATTGATTTTAATACTGTTTTTAATTGTTTTGTAACTATTATGTATAAAAACATCCATAAGCTTGAAAACATATCATGCAAAAATACACTTACAATTGGAGCTAATAATATAATTTTTTGCGTTTCTATAAAGGGACTCATGGTAAGAATTATTCCAGTTAATGCTGTATCTAATCCCCATAAAACTCCAGACATTACCCCTGAAAATAATCCTTTATTTTTATTAATCATAATTTTTCTCCCAAACTAATTTAATTCTAAAATTTTATTTATATTAATTTTTGCTCTATTGTATCTATATTCTCCGTAAGTTCCAAAGTCATCTCCACTAGCTTCTTTTATATTTGTCCATATACTCCATAAAAAGTCTTGGCAAACTTTATAAATAAGGATTTTAGTTTTGTATCTAGGTTCTACTTCTTGATTAAAATATAAATTTAAGAAAAGTTCTTCTTCTTCCTTAGAAAAATCACATTCTAAACAATGTGCTGCCAAATCCCACATAGGATCATTCATACCTGAGTACTCCCAATCTACTAAGTATAACTTATCATCACTTTTTACGAAATTTTCTGGTACTGTATCATTATGACAGGGAACACTTTCTTCCCCTAAATCTTTAAGTATTTCTTTTAACTTTAATACTTGTTGTTTTACAATAGAATAGTCTTTAAAATTAGTTCCATTTGATTCTTTTAGTAACTTTTCATACTCTTCTATTTTTTTGAAAACATTGAATTCATTAGAAAATTTCATGTTAGATTTATGAAGTGTTCTTAATAGATTTGTAGTTTCTATCATATTCTCTTTTTTCTTTGCAGTTTTAGGATTTATAGTTTGTGCATTATTTATATACTTAGCTATCTTAACTCCATTTTCTTCATCAAAATACAGTATATCAGTATCTAACTCTAAGTCATTTGCAATTAAACTATTATATTTTTCATCATATCTACTTATAATTTTATCAGCACCATTTCCTGGTATTCTTAAAATATAATATTCATTATTTATAAAAACCTTAAAGCTTTTATTTGTCATACCGCCAACTGGTTCTATACTACAAACATTATTTTCACTTATATTAAGTATTTTAGATAGCATTTTCTTTATACTATTATATTCTTGTTTTCGTTCTTCTCCATTAATTTCATTGTATAAACAATTTATATTAAAATTCATCCATAAATACTCCTTTTATTTCTATTTATACTAGTTATATAAAACTTAAATCTGTAAATTAATTTAATCTCTTAATTATTTATACGAATCTTTTACTACTCACTTTAATTTATTGTATTTATTTATAAATTAAAATAGCTTTATCTTTTATTAAGATAAAGCTATTTGGTAAAAAAAATTACATATTTGATAAATCTTCTTTACCTTCAATCAACTTTAATGTTTTTTCTAAAGGATCTTGCCAGTCTTCAACTCTAATATCTGGCTCAATAGTTTCTTCTTGGTCTTTAGAAGCATCTGGTCTAAGCCATTTTGTAATTGATATTTGCCCCATTAACTTAGTTTTTGCCAGTTCAAAAGAAGGTGAGTTTCCAAAAGACGAAGGTCTATTTCTACTTGGTTTTCCTAATAGGGTTCCAAATTTACCATCACTAACCAAGGTAGCTACCCACTGAGCAGAACTAAAACTACTTTCATTCATAATTACATATACTTCAATATTTTCATTCTTAACTACATTATTATATCTTTCAAATTCTTTATATTCCATTGAATTTAAATCTGGATAAAACTTTGTTGCTATATCTGAAACTCTAGTTATACCGCCAAAATTTCCTGCTTTAATATCTAGTGCCTGTAAAATCTTTTCAAAAGCAGTTGAATCTCCTCCTGGATTATCTCGTACATCTATAATTACATGTTTTATATCATCTAAGTTTTCTCTTAAGTATGTATTGATTTTACTTATATAGTAATTATCCTCACAAAATCCAAGTCTTATATATACCGTTTTGTTTCCTAAATCATTAATGTATATATCATTACTTAGGTTATTTCCCCCCTTATTATAATTTATAAATCCCACCTTAATTTCTTCTTCATTTTTCCCATCATTAACACTTAAAACTATATCATCTGAGACATCTACTCCAGCACTACATAAAACTAGTTTTTCTTTTGATAAAGTTGAATTATTCATATATTCATCAACGTAATTTTCTTTTGGAAATGTTTTATCAATAACTTTTAAAATATCTTCTATATTTACATTATTAATTGATGTTACAAACTTTTTTGTAGGTTTGTTATTTTTATCTAACAATGTAAGTTTTTTATCTATATATTTCCAGTTAATATCTAAAAATTCAGCTCCTACCCATCCTATACTAGTATGACTATCATCTATTGATGATAAATATTTGCTAATTTCTATTCTAAATTCACCTAATGTCATTTTTTTATTAGTATTTTTTAAAAATTCCGCTTTAGCATCATAATAAACTTTTGGAACTTCATCTAAAAATATTGGATGGGTACTTTCCATAATCTTTACCATATCATCTCTATCTGCTTTTATATCTTCTCTACTTATAATACAATCAATATCTGGATTTCCTGTTATAATATGTTCTCTATCCTTTGATATAAATAAAATTGATATTACAATAACCACTAAACCAAAAAATATCCACCTTCCCACTATCTTTTTCATGGTCTCCCCTTTAATCAAACTCTATACTAATAAAATTATATTCATCAATTTAGTGTATTCATCCTTTATTTGAATAAATAAAAATCAACTTAATAAAAGTTATAACAATTTTACCTACTCCTTTTTATTTTTTTTGTTAACTATGACCACAATCAAAGTTTTGAAAAAACTTATTTAATATAAGTAAAAAAGAGGCAGATTATTAAATCATAACCTACCTCTTTTTTTACTTATATTTATTTTTAAGCTTAATCTACTTTTACTATCCATCCTTCAGGAGCTTCTACATCACCTGTTTGAATTCCATAAAGTGTATCATATAATTTTTTCACTACTGGTCCAACTTCTGTTTGACTGTAAAATACATGCATTTTACCTTTATGTTCTATTCCTCCAATTGGAGTTATTACTGCTGCTGTTCCACATGCTCCTGCTTCTTTGTATTCATCTAATTTATCAATGAATACATCAGCTATTTCTGTTTCCATGTTTAAGTATTCTTTTGCAACATGTAATAATGATGCTTTTGTTATACTTGGAAGTATTGATGTTGAGTTTGGCGTTACAAATTTATTATCTTTTGTTATTGCAAAGAAGTTTGCAGCTCCTACTTCATCAATTTTTGTATGAGTTTTTGGATCTAAGTATATACAATCTGCAAATCCTTTTTCTACAGCTTCTTTATGTGCTAATAAACTTGCTGCGTAGTTTCCTCCAACTTTATCTCTTCCTGTTCCATGAGCTGCTGCTCTATCGTATTCTGTAGTTATGTAATTTACTGGTGCCATTCCACCTTTATAGTAAGGTCCTACTGGAATGCAAAATACACCAAATATGTATTCATTTGCAGGTTTAACTCCTATATTTTCTCCTACACCTATAACATATGGTCTTAGGTATAATGTTGCCCCTGTTCCATACGGTGGTACGTAGTCTTCATTTGCTTTTACTACTTGTTTACATGCATCTATAAATTTATCTACCGGTATTTCTGGCATTAATAGTCTTTTACAACTTCTTTGCATTCTTAGCGCATTTTGATCTGGTCTAAATAATTGAATTTCTCCATCTTTGTTAGTATAAGCTTTTAAACCTTCAAAACACTGTTGTCCATAATGTAGGCATGTAGAACCTTCGTTTAAAGTAATGTTATTATCTTCTGTTAAGATTCCATCATCCCATTTTCCATCTTTCCAACGAGAAATATATCTTTTATCTGTTTTGATATAACTAAAACCTAGTTCTGACCACTTAATATCTTTTTTACTCATATTAACGCCTCCTTGTTGATTTGTATAACCCTACTTTAATAGTATATTTATTTTTGCAATTTTTCAACAAATATTGCTAATATTAATTTATTTTATTTTTTAAAATCTTATTTATTTTTTATTTTTCTTTATTAAATAAAGTAAAATATCATATTAAATTTAATTTGATAATTTCCTAAAATTTTTTAATATAATTAACATTACAAAAAATTTATAATTTAATTAGAAGTTAAACTTCTAAAAAACTAAGGAGGATTCAAATATGACTGTAACTGAAACTCAAAACCCATCAGCATTAAAAATCAAACTTGACTGTGGCTTAGACGATAACGGAAAAACAATAGTAAAATCTCGTACTTACTCAAACGTAAAACACGACGCAAATTCACAAAATGTCATTGACGTAGCAAATGCAATGGTAAAACTTTGTGAACACAGTTCTTTAGAAATTGCAAAACAAGATTATACGATACTAAACTAGTAGGAGGATATATAAATGAAAACAGCTAAAAAATTACTAATGACATTTAACACAAAAATAGGAAGAAAAATATCAATATCAATAGACGGCCCAAAAGATGATATAACAGAAGCACAAATAAAAGAATGTATGGACTTAATAGTATCTAAAAACATATTTGCTCCCTATGGCTCTGAAATAGAATCAGCACAGGAAGCAAAAATAGTAGTAACAGATACATCAGAGTACGACTTAATAGTATAAAACAAATAACTAGCCTCACAAAATAGTGAGGCTAGTTTTTTTAATTAACTATATTTCTAATCTGCATGTCACTAATGCCAAAAGTCCTAGAAAGCTCCTTATAATTTCCCCCGTTAAAACTTTTCCTAATAACCCTATTACGAGCATTTCTCACAACAGAACTCTTACTTGGAAAATACAAACTTCCTCCTCCAACATAACCAATAACTTCAAGAACTATATCAACTCCCAAAATATCAGCTAAATCCTTACACCCTTCTGGTAAATCCTCAACTCTAACCAAACTCAATAAATCAGCTTCTCTCATAAAAACCTCCTAAATTTTAAAAATGTATCTAAAAATCCTAAATCGCTTATATAATATATAAAAAACTATATTTAAATACTTTAAAAACTTCTATATAATATAAAACCTTAGACACATAAGATACATATTAACTTAATCCATTGAAAACACTAGCATCAAACTGTATCCCTTAATGTATCCTACTTCGTATCTAAAATATTTAAGATACACTAATCATCACTTCTCACAAAAGCCTTCTGTATCCCATAAGCATTAAAACGTAACTTTCCAGAACCCTTAGAGTAATCCTTCCACCCTTTAATATTTCTTAAAATATCATTGATTTCTCTACTTTGAGCAGCCTTTAAAAACTTAGCATCTCCTCCAAGTAACTCACACCATATCTCCATAGCACATACTCTTTCACGCTTTTTAATTCCAGGAATATCACTAAAATCACCTCCACTAATATATCTTCTTCTAGCACCTATATCCATCTCATTCCAATTATCTGGCAACAACTTCTCAAGATACTCAATAATCATACCTTCCTTACTATTAGACTCCATATGAGAGGATTGTATCTCAATTACTTTCTTATCAAGACTTCTATCAAGAACTAGCTTTTCTCCTTTATCATAAAAAATCTTAGCCTCAGCCCAAACTTGATCAATCTCATAAGAAGTAAGATCTACCCACATATCTTTTTTAGGACTACTTTTATGTACAACAATAGGCCAATACCTTCTATTTCCTGTTCTATCTTTTAAAAACTCAACATCATTGGTAGTTCCAAAGAATACACATTGTCTTTTATGCTTAACAACTCTTCTTCCATAGGCCTGTCTATAAACATCATCTCTTTTAGATATAAAGTGTTTAACTGCTTCTGCTTCTACTTTTCTAATAGCAGATAGTTCTGCCATCTCTATAATCCAACAACCTTGTAACTGTTCATAAGCTTCCTTTCCAAGAACAGTATTAAATGAGTCTGAATACCACTTTTGTCCAATCAAACTTAAAATATGACTTTTCCCAACTCCTTGTGGTCCAACTAATACAGGCATATAATCAAATTTAATTCCTGGTTCAAAAATTCTACTAACAGCAGCAACCATAGTCTTTCTAATAACTGCCCTTGTATAATCACTATCCTCTGCTCCTAAATAATCTATAAATAAATTATCAAGTCTACTTACCCTATCCCAACTTAAAGAATTTATATAATCTCTAATAGGATGATATGAATTTTTCTTTGCCACAGAGGAAAGAGCATCGTCAGTTTTTGTAGGCACATATATACCATAGCTTTTTTCTAAATAACATCTTAAAAGAGAATCGTCATAATCATCCCAAGGTAAGTAATTTTTATCATAAATACTTTTAACTTCTTCCTTTATCCAAGGTAAATTTTCACTTTTCATAACACTATTATTAAACTCATCATACTTTATACAATCTTTTAAATTTATATCATTTTCAAGTATAGTAACTATATTTTTAACACTACCCTTATAAAGTCCCTTTTTATCTACTTCAAGTTCCCCAAGCCAACTATCATCATATTCTTCATACTCTATATCTTCTTTAAAATCATCACAGGCTTTTTTTAACTTACTTCTTCCAAATTCCCTTACAACAGCTTCATCTTTGCTACAAAATTCAAGCATATCCTTTAAAGACTTTTCATCATCTATGTTTCTTTTGCAAAACTTGTGTATTCTAACTAAGTCAAAAGCATTACAAAGTTTATTTAAGCAAGGATCTGTACTATGATGTGAGTAAGCAAAATCTCCATTATTATATACAACTAACCCACAAGAACTACTTCCATTTTTATAAGTATATCTATCTCTTAAATCACAACTTTCATATACATCTTTTAAAAACTTATCTATAACTTCATGAATATCATAAACCCTACAAAAAGCCCCTATCATACCATCTTTTTCTCTTGGATTTTTTTGATTTTCACATTCTCTATTTATTTTTTTATTACATCTTCTTGAAACAGGCCAACTGCTAACGTCCTTATAATCTTTGTATCTACTAAGGATTTTATCAACATCTAGCCAATTTCCATCACATATACTATATACAAACTTTCCATCCTTACTAGTGGATGGATAATACATTAATCTCTCTGGTTCATAGGTAGTATCATCAAAATAATCCATTCCAATATCACTAGCTATCATCCTTGCTATAGCTTCATATTCACAACTATCAACTTCTCTACTTAAAGGTATTACAAATCTAAACCTTGGGCTTTCATCTTGATGTTTATGAGTAGAATAAACGCAACAAGCATATCCATATAATAAATCAACAATAGACTCCATTTTAGGATAAGCATAATCTGCATCTAAAGTTATCAAACTTCTTTTTATTAAAT is a window from the Paraclostridium sordellii genome containing:
- a CDS encoding protein kinase domain-containing protein, translated to MVRILLDEVEINLKEKEDFSWIKNYGKVFCVFDQQDSGNICFGVDDGENKKFIKYAGAKTINYKGDLEEAINRLKKSVKIYEDLQHDNLIKLIEHFQINNGYALIFEWVNGDNLHPHWKFNTYEKHNNINSPYFKHKNMNMKNRIESINKIFEFHKHVEEKGYVAIDLYDGSIMYDDKNHVTKICDIDLYNKGYLVNEIGEEFWGSKRFKSPEEKTKSMIIDNKTNVYNLGALAFGLLGGELDRSFEKWEVDEKLYNIALKAVSEKKEDRYNSVLDFYNDWIRESRNYI
- a CDS encoding helix-turn-helix domain-containing protein: MKLDERLLNLRKQKGLSQEELGKKIKVSKNTISKWERGLSYPDFENLAILSDFFELSLEKLMKDIDVNNIINKKYIDFRYKISIIFKSIINIFIGLGWILLVTLILGIIGSLMEKGIR
- a CDS encoding sugar phosphate nucleotidyltransferase — encoded protein: MRAILLAAGMGTRLRPLTLTTPKSLVEVNGKPMLERQIEFLREIDIDEIIVVTGYLNEKFEYLREKYGVKLIHNEKFDIYNNIYTMYLVREYIGDSYVIDADVYLNRNFLERDIEKSTYFSGYKTGFKNEWKLEYDENNKVSNIIVGNGEGYILSGISYWSKSDASIINKELEKYIENGKFKDLYWDDVVKDNLSKLDVYIRKIKSEDSFEVDSLRDLSNLNELLNII
- a CDS encoding EamA family transporter; the encoded protein is MSKRAFAGLTLSIFSVIILGYSPDNISNGNFLLGFLSALVCVLGWSLESVICAYGMRDDEVSSTQALQIRQFVSAIFYGIIIIPIIGGVGLSKIIITSNLSILICFIALIGTASYMFYYKAIDRVGPVKATGLNITYCIWSIIFDVVILGNCITLKLILCSVLIIIGSIMVSKN
- a CDS encoding choline kinase family protein, with protein sequence MNFNINCLYNEINGEERKQEYNSIKKMLSKILNISENNVCSIEPVGGMTNKSFKVFINNEYYILRIPGNGADKIISRYDEKYNSLIANDLELDTDILYFDEENGVKIAKYINNAQTINPKTAKKKENMIETTNLLRTLHKSNMKFSNEFNVFKKIEEYEKLLKESNGTNFKDYSIVKQQVLKLKEILKDLGEESVPCHNDTVPENFVKSDDKLYLVDWEYSGMNDPMWDLAAHCLECDFSKEEEELFLNLYFNQEVEPRYKTKILIYKVCQDFLWSIWTNIKEASGDDFGTYGEYRYNRAKININKILELN
- a CDS encoding S41 family peptidase; translated protein: MKKIVGRWIFFGLVVIVISILFISKDREHIITGNPDIDCIISREDIKADRDDMVKIMESTHPIFLDEVPKVYYDAKAEFLKNTNKKMTLGEFRIEISKYLSSIDDSHTSIGWVGAEFLDINWKYIDKKLTLLDKNNKPTKKFVTSINNVNIEDILKVIDKTFPKENYVDEYMNNSTLSKEKLVLCSAGVDVSDDIVLSVNDGKNEEEIKVGFINYNKGGNNLSNDIYINDLGNKTVYIRLGFCEDNYYISKINTYLRENLDDIKHVIIDVRDNPGGDSTAFEKILQALDIKAGNFGGITRVSDIATKFYPDLNSMEYKEFERYNNVVKNENIEVYVIMNESSFSSAQWVATLVSDGKFGTLLGKPSRNRPSSFGNSPSFELAKTKLMGQISITKWLRPDASKDQEETIEPDIRVEDWQDPLEKTLKLIEGKEDLSNM
- a CDS encoding branched-chain amino acid aminotransferase, giving the protein MSKKDIKWSELGFSYIKTDKRYISRWKDGKWDDGILTEDNNITLNEGSTCLHYGQQCFEGLKAYTNKDGEIQLFRPDQNALRMQRSCKRLLMPEIPVDKFIDACKQVVKANEDYVPPYGTGATLYLRPYVIGVGENIGVKPANEYIFGVFCIPVGPYYKGGMAPVNYITTEYDRAAAHGTGRDKVGGNYAASLLAHKEAVEKGFADCIYLDPKTHTKIDEVGAANFFAITKDNKFVTPNSTSILPSITKASLLHVAKEYLNMETEIADVFIDKLDEYKEAGACGTAAVITPIGGIEHKGKMHVFYSQTEVGPVVKKLYDTLYGIQTGDVEAPEGWIVKVD
- a CDS encoding DUF1659 domain-containing protein, with amino-acid sequence MTVTETQNPSALKIKLDCGLDDNGKTIVKSRTYSNVKHDANSQNVIDVANAMVKLCEHSSLEIAKQDYTILN
- a CDS encoding DUF2922 domain-containing protein, with amino-acid sequence MKTAKKLLMTFNTKIGRKISISIDGPKDDITEAQIKECMDLIVSKNIFAPYGSEIESAQEAKIVVTDTSEYDLIV
- a CDS encoding Mor transcription activator family protein, with amino-acid sequence MREADLLSLVRVEDLPEGCKDLADILGVDIVLEVIGYVGGGSLYFPSKSSVVRNARNRVIRKSFNGGNYKELSRTFGISDMQIRNIVN
- a CDS encoding virulence-associated E family protein; protein product: MRFDGYIKVSTCENRKNIKYKNETLLWSDFIKRLVNTTYTSESIDEYLSMEKSKQDDIKDVGGFVGGSLKDDRRKKGNLIKRSLITLDADYAYPKMESIVDLLYGYACCVYSTHKHQDESPRFRFVIPLSREVDSCEYEAIARMIASDIGMDYFDDTTYEPERLMYYPSTSKDGKFVYSICDGNWLDVDKILSRYKDYKDVSSWPVSRRCNKKINRECENQKNPREKDGMIGAFCRVYDIHEVIDKFLKDVYESCDLRDRYTYKNGSSSCGLVVYNNGDFAYSHHSTDPCLNKLCNAFDLVRIHKFCKRNIDDEKSLKDMLEFCSKDEAVVREFGRSKLKKACDDFKEDIEYEEYDDSWLGELEVDKKGLYKGSVKNIVTILENDINLKDCIKYDEFNNSVMKSENLPWIKEEVKSIYDKNYLPWDDYDDSLLRCYLEKSYGIYVPTKTDDALSSVAKKNSYHPIRDYINSLSWDRVSRLDNLFIDYLGAEDSDYTRAVIRKTMVAAVSRIFEPGIKFDYMPVLVGPQGVGKSHILSLIGQKWYSDSFNTVLGKEAYEQLQGCWIIEMAELSAIRKVEAEAVKHFISKRDDVYRQAYGRRVVKHKRQCVFFGTTNDVEFLKDRTGNRRYWPIVVHKSSPKKDMWVDLTSYEIDQVWAEAKIFYDKGEKLVLDRSLDKKVIEIQSSHMESNSKEGMIIEYLEKLLPDNWNEMDIGARRRYISGGDFSDIPGIKKRERVCAMEIWCELLGGDAKFLKAAQSREINDILRNIKGWKDYSKGSGKLRFNAYGIQKAFVRSDD